The Henckelia pumila isolate YLH828 chromosome 2, ASM3356847v2, whole genome shotgun sequence genome includes a window with the following:
- the LOC140879043 gene encoding secreted RxLR effector protein 161-like: MYCNPVTTPMALNKKLQQHDGAKKANATIYRSLVGSLMYLTNTRPDIVHSMNMISRFMSDPSQIHFSAAKRILRYLQGTKNHGIKYTKEDENSLIGYTDSDWAGSIDDMKSMSGYVFCIGTKPISWSSKKQKTFALSSAEAEYIVATNAVKQSGYEEF, from the coding sequence ATGTACTGTAATCCTGTCACAACTCCAATGGccttaaataaaaaattgcagCAACATGATGGAGCAAAAAAGGCCAACGCTACAATTTATCGAAGTTTAGTGGGTTCATTAATGTACCTCACTAACACCAGACCAGATATTGTTCATTCTATGAACATGATATCCAGATTCATGAGTGACCCAAGTCAAATTCATTTTTCCGCTGCCAAAAGAATACTGCGATATTTGCAAGGAACAAAAAATCATGGTATCAAATATACCAAAGAAGATGAAAATAGCCTAATTGGCTACACTGACAGTGACTGGGCTGGATCAATTGATGACATGAAAAGCATGTCTGGATATGTATTTTGTATTGGTACAAAACCAATTTCTTGGTCTTCTAAAAAACAGAAGACATTTGCACTTTCATCTGCCGAAGCAGAATATATTGTTGCTACTAATGCTGTGAAGCAATCTGGGTACgaagaattttga
- the LOC140879044 gene encoding F-box protein At2g27310-like gives MVDKADIPLDIIQTHILNRLDGATLASASCASSQFRALCSDDQLWRNICNSTWPSTTHPRVVSAISAFPSAHRSFYLDSFPSMHHQLPETTTQIGGDWFLDHKLFLHLLDPTETVPVPLQIHHGINGMSLLKKHLRVSWIMIDPNNKRALNVASQKAVSLIWQWDGKTTLLESGSRIQGESGSVGCVGDLQQKGK, from the exons ATGGTTGACAAAGCCGACATCCCCCTCGATATCATCCAAACCCACATCCTCAATAGACTCGACGGCGCCACTCTCGCCTCCGCCAGCTGCGCTTCCTCCCAATTCCGTGCCTTGTGCAGCGACGATCAACTATGGAGGAATATCTGCAACTCCACCTGGCCCTCCACCACCCACCCCCGCGTCGTAAGCGCCATCTCCGCCTTCCCCTCAGCCCATCGCTCCTTCTACCTCGACTCTTTCCCCTCCATGCACCACCAACTCCCCGAGACAACAACCC AAATCGGGGGAGATTGGTTTCTAGACCACAAGTTATTCCTACATCTTCTGGATCCAACGGAGACGGTCCCGGTGCCACTGCAAATCCACCACGGCATTAATGGCATGTCCCTCTTAAAAAAACACCTGAGGGTAAGCTGGATCATGATCGACCCCAACAACAAACGGGCACTCAACGTGGCAAGTCAAAAGGCAGTCTCTTTGATTTGGCAGTGGGACGGTAAGACTACGTTACTCGAAAGTGGCAGCCGTATCCAGGGGGAATCTGGTTCAGTGGGCTGTGTTGGTGACCTGCAGCAGAAGGGGAAGTAG
- the LOC140881899 gene encoding trans-cinnamate 4-monooxygenase-like — MAHTLSFFEKAILSLLVSISLAILVSKLRRKSFKCPPGPFSLPIFGSWLQIGNNLNHHDFTRYAARFGDVFLLRMGQRNIAVISSKELAKEVLLTQGVEFGSRSRNIVFDIFTGKGQDMIFTEYGDHWRKMRRIVTVPFFTNKVVQQRRHEWEAEAAAVVRDVRENPAAATRGVVVRDRIELMVYNNVYKMMFGRGFESEEDPLYVKVKSVNAERSRLGQSLEYNFGDFVPFFRPFLRGYLKICKEVTKRRLKLYKDFFLDERKQNISTRTTEDKDGKCGIDHILAAKNTGEINDENVLYIVENMNVAAIETTIWTLEWAIAELINNPQIQNKLRAEIDTVLGPDAQVTEPDTLKLPYLQAVIKETLRLRMIVPCLVPHMNLHDANLKDFTIPGGSRIYVNAWWLANDPAHWKRPDEFRPDRFLEEERNVEANGNDMKYIPFGVGRRSCPGIFMAMAVVGITLGRLVQNFELLPPPGQSKVDMTENNGQFATRVLNHHTIVIKPRSF; from the exons ATGGCTCACACACTTTCCTTCTTTGAAAAGGCCATTTTGAGCCTCTTGGTCTCAATATCATTAGCCATTTTAGTCTCAAAACTAAGGAGAAAGAGCTTCAAGTGCCCTCCAGGCCCCTTCTCCTTGCCCATCTTCGGAAGCTGGCTCCAAATAGGCAACAACCTAAACCACCACGACTTCACCCGCTACGCCGCTCGATTCGGCGACGTATTCTTGCTGAGAATGGGGCAAAGGAACATCGCCGTGATCTCCTCGAAAGAGCTGGCCAAGGAAGTCCTGCTCACTCAAGGAGTCGAGTTCGGCTCCCGTTCGAGGAACATCGTTTTCGACATCTTCACGGGTAAAGGGCAAGACATGATCTTCACGGAGTACGGGGACCACTGGAGGAAGATGAGGAGGATCGTGACGGTGCCCTTCTTCACCAACAAGGTGGTGCAGCAGAGACGCCACGAGTGGGAGGCGGAGGCGGCCGCGGTGGTGAGGGACGTGAGGGAGAACCCCGCCGCGGCGACGCGAGGGGTTGTGGTGAGGGATAGGATTGAGTTGATGGTGTACAACAATGTGTATAAGATGATGTTTGGGAGAGGGTTTGAGAGTGAGGAGGATCCTTTGTATGTTAAGGTGAAGAGTGTGAATGCGGAGAGGAGTCGATTGGGGCAGAGTCTTGAGTATAATTTTGGTGATTTCGTTCCATTTTTTAGGCCCTTTTTGAGAGGTTACTTGAAGATTTGCAAAGAGGTGACAAAGAGGAGGTTGAAGTTGTATAAAGATTTCTTCCTTGACGAGAGGAA ACAAAATATAAGCACAAGAACAACAGAAGACAAAGATGGAAAATGTGGAATCGATCACATTCTTGCAGCCAAGAACACGGGAGAGATAAATGACGAAAATGTTCTCTACATCGTAGAGAATATGAATGTTGCTG CAATTGAGACAACGATATGGACGCTAGAATGGGCGATTGCAGAGCTGATCAACAACCCTCAAATACAAAACAAACTGCGGGCCGAGATCGACACCGTTCTCGGGCCAGACGCGCAGGTAACCGAGCCCGACACCCTCAAGCTCCCATATCTCCAAGCGGTGATAAAGGAGACTCTTCGCCTAAGAATGATCGTGCCTTGTTTGGTTCCGCACATGAACCTCCACGACGCTAATCTCAAGGACTTCACGATCCCCGGAGGGAGTAGGATCTACGTCAACGCCTGGTGGCTAGCGAACGACCCGGCTCACTGGAAAAGGCCGGACGAATTCAGGCCCGATAGGTTCTTGGAGGAAGAGCGTAACGTCGAAGCCAACGGTAACGACATGAAATACATCCCCTTCGGGGTCGGCCGGCGGAGTTGCCCCGGAATCTTCATGGCAATGGCTGTTGTTGGGATTACATTGGGAAGATTGGTCCAAAATTTCGAGCTTTTGCCTCCGCCGGGACAATCTAAGGTTGATATGACGGAAAATAATGGACAATTCGCTACGCGCGTTTTGAACCATCACACCATTGTCATCAAGCCACGATCTTTTTGA
- the LOC140882499 gene encoding proteasome subunit beta type-7-B, giving the protein MTTDSELAGGFSFENCRRNDMLVQKGLKKPSFLKTGTTIVGLIFQDGVILGADTRATEGPIVADKNCEKIHYMAPNIYCCGAGTAADTEAVTDMVSSQLKLHRYHTGRESRVVTALTLLKSHLFRYQGHVQAALVLGGVDVTGPHLHTIYPHGSTDTLPFATMGSGSLAAMAVFESKYREGLSKDEGVKLVAEAICSGIFNDLGSGSNVDICVITKGKKEYLRNYMLPNPRTYVNEKGYSFTKKTEVLKTKITPLKETVEVVEVEAMEE; this is encoded by the exons ATGACGACAGATAGCGAATTAGCAGGTGGATTCAGCTTCGAGAACTGCCGGAGGAACGACATGCTTGTGCAGAAGGGTTTGAAGAAACCTTCATTTCTTAAGACGGGGACGACAATCGTGGGTTTGATTTTTCAG gaCGGTGTCATTCTCGGAGCAGATACACGAGCCACTGAAGGCCCAATTGTTGCTGACAAGAATTGCGAGAAGATTCATTACATGGCTCCCAATATTTACTGCTGTGGAGCTGGGACTGCAGCTGACACAGAGGCTGTTACTG ACATGGTTAGCTCGCAGCTTAAGCTACATCGCTATCACACTGGTCGTGAGTCCAGGGTTGTTACTGCCCTTACACTTTTGAAATCTCATCTTTTCAG GTACCAAGGACACGTGCAAGCTGCGTTGGTGCTTGGTGGAGTTGATGTGACTGGCCCCCATTTGCATACC ATCTATCCTCATGGTTCTACCGACACCCTGCCCTTTGCCACCATGGGCTCTGGCTCGCTTGCTGCTATGGCTGTCTTTGAGTCTAAATATCGAGAAGGGTTGAGT AAAGATGAAGGTGTAAAGTTGGTAGCTGAAGCCATTTGCTCTGGCATATTCAACGACTTGGGAAGTGGAAGCAACGTGGATATCTGCGTGATAACAAAG GGTAAGAAAGAGTATCTGAGAAACTATATGCTGCCAAATCCACGCACGTATGTCAATGAGAAGGGTTATTCTTTTACAAAAAAGACTG AGGTGTTGAAGACAAAGATAACTCCATTGAAGGAAACGGTTGAGGTTGTTGAAGTAGAAGCGATGGAAGAGTAA
- the LOC140879045 gene encoding NDR1/HIN1-like protein 13 gives MFRQEETNPHFLPRQNDPVLEFPSHSRHQQRDRRSTRTREKPPHAPGGDRPTQQAVPPSHHVEAPPQRSHHNTSSTTPAGLMSPAHHSTPQETPPPPHHTAATPQSHYTTQTSRRSHRPSLLRGPPSQKTKPLAWVIAAFCALFWVIVIVGGLVILIVYLLFRPKNPKFDISAATFNAAYLDMGYLLNADITLLANFSNPNTKVNVDFSYAILDLYYEKNFIATRYVEPFALMRSETEFANVHFMVSQVRLSMGHRMELKKQMDSGRVNFQVEGLFRTRSKLGGFLQYSYWLYAHCQITVTGPPTGILLDKKCITKR, from the coding sequence ATGTTCAGGCAGGAGGAGACCAATCCTCATTTCCTCCCACGTCAAAATGATCCAGTACTGGAGTTCCCTTCACATTCCCGCCACCAGCAGCGTGACCGCCGCTCAACCCGAACACGGGAGAAGCCGCCTCACGCTCCCGGCGGGGACCGTCCCACACAGCAGGCGGTTCCGCCATCGCATCATGTCGAGGCACCGCCGCAAAGGTCCCATCACAACACCAGCAGTACTACTCCAGCAGGCCTCATGAGCCCTGCTCACCACTCTACACCGCAGGAAACTCCGCCACCACCGCATCACACGGCAGCGACGCCGCAGAGCCATTACACGACGCAAACAAGCCGCCGCTCCCACCGCCCTTCGTTGCTGCGGGGTCCCCCATCGCAAAAGACCAAGCCACTAGCATGGGTGATAGCAGCATTCTGCGCGCTTTTCTGGGTAATTGTCATAGTAGGAGGCCTCGTGATCCTCATAGTTTACCTCCTTTTCCGGCCTAAGAACCCGAAATTCGACATATCCGCCGCCACCTTCAACGCGGCGTATCTCGACATGGGATACCTCCTCAACGCCGACATCACATTGCTAGCAAACTTCTCCAACCCCAACACCAAAGTGAACGTCGACTTCAGCTACGCGATCTTGGATCTTTACTACGAAAAGAACTTCATCGCCACACGTTACGTGGAGCCGTTTGCTTTGATGAGAAGCGAGACCGAGTTCGCGAACGTGCACTTTATGGTTAGCCAGGTTAGGCTCTCAATGGGGCATAGAATGGAGCTGAAGAAACAAATGGATAGTGGCAGAGTGAATTTTCAAGTGGAGGGTCTGTTTAGAACAAGATCCAAGTTGGGGGGTTTCCTCCAGTATTCGTATTGGTTGTATGCTCATTGCCAGATTACGGTCACCGGACCGCCCACCGGAATCTTGCTCGATAAAAAATGCATCACGAAACGATGA